The sequence TAGAAATGGTGCCACTGGAAATAATGGGAAAGAGAAAAAAGTGTTTCTTTATAATTGGAGGTCACAAAAGTCCGAGAGTGAAAGGAGTAGAAAACTAGGTGATGAGGAAGATATTGGAAATGGCAATGATGATGGGTCTTCTTCAACTCCAGAGGAGAGTGTGGAGGATAGTTTGAGTGATGCGCGGCATGGTGGCAATGATTCCAAGAGTGATACTTATGTAAGTGATAGGTATGCTTCAACGATTTTAAAGTGTAAAGATACTAACTTTATGCCATCTATTAGACGTAACATGAAGAAAAAATCAAGTAGAAGTAATTATTCTAGTGCTGTTTTAAAACATCATAGTGAAAAGTTGCAGTTGCAGCAACAAATTGTTCCTAGTAGGATTTCTAGAAGAGCGTCGGAGGGTTTAGGTACAGGGAGGGATGATTCCACGAGTTTGGTTGATCAATCTGATGATACTGAGGATTATTGTAATTCTGAGGATATAAGGAGGATTTCTGCAGCTTCACCATTGCTTGCGAAGATTAAGAATAGGAATCGGGCTTATTGGTCATCTAAGTTGAGAAATAGTGGGAGGGAGGATTCGTCTTATACATATAGCACCCCTGCATTGTCTACAAGTTCTTTCAACAGATATGCTATTCGAAATCCAAGTACTGTTGGGTCATGGGATGCCACAACGGCTTCTCTCAATGATGGGGATGATGAGGTGGATGATCAGCTTGATTTGCCTGGTCGACAGGGATGTGGGATTCCTTGTTGGTCCAGGAGGTCAACACCAAAATATAGGGGTGGGGGTGGGAGTTGTTATTCACCATCCTTTTCTGATACTTTGAGGAGGAAAGGAAGCAGCATTTTGTGTGGAAGTCAAACTATGTATCAAAGAAGACGCCGCGGATCATCTTTAGGTTACACCAAGAGGAGACACAGTTCGAGGAATGGTGCTCAAGGCCTCATTCCATTGCTAACCAATGGTGATGGACAAGGATTATCCTCAATGGGAACTGGACATAGTGATGATGAGCTCTCCACAAACTTTGGGGAACTTGATCTCGAGGCATTGAGTAGGTTGGACGGGAAGAGGTGGTCTACTAGCTGCAGAAGTCAAGATGGACTAGAGCTGGTGGCACTGAAGGGAGAAGATGGAGAGGAGGGCTCCCCGGAAAATATCAGAAGCTTGAGCCAGAAGTACAGGCCTATGTTTTTCGAGGAATTAATTGGGCAGAACATTGTTGTTCAGTCCTTAGTGAATGCAATCTCCAGGGGACGAATTGCCCCTGTTTATCTTTTCCAGGGCCCACGAGGGACTGGAAAGACATCAACAGCAAGAATTTTCACTGCTGCTTTGAATTGCCTTGCCTCTGAAGAAACTAAACCCTGTGGTGTCTGCAGAGAATGTGCAGATTTCATGTCGGGGAAATGTAAGAATCTTAGAGAAGTTGATGGGACGAACAAAAAAGGAATTGATAAAGTTAAATATCTTCTGAAGAATCTGGCAGCAAGTCAGCAATCATCTTCAGGATTCAAGGTTTTTGTTGTTGATGAATGTCACTTGCTGCCTTCAAAGACATGGCTAGCATTCCTGAAGTTCCTTGAAGAACCACCACCAAGAGTTGTCTTCATATTTATAACTACTGATCTTGACAATGTGCCGCGTGCTGTATTGTCTCGGTGTCAGAAGTACCTTTTCAATAAAATTAGGGATGGTGATATTGTGCTCAGATTAAAGAAGATTTCTTCCGATGAGGATTTGGATGTGGAGTCAGAAGCATTAGATTTGATTGCTCTAAATGCAGATGGATCACTTCGAGATGCAGAAACTATGTTAGACCAGCTCAGTTTGTTGGGGAAACGAATCACTACTTCTTTGGTTAATGATCTGGTGAGTTTGATGTGTTTGTTTACACCTTTTCCATGCTTTCCATTCATGGCATGAAACCTTTTTCCTGATATTTCTTTTGTTCCCTAGATTGGTGTGGTTTCAGATGAGAAGTTACTGGAACTTTTAGAGCTAGCCATGTCATCAGACACTGCAGAAACAGTGAAAAGAGCCCGGGAATTGTTGGATTCAGGTGTTGATCCAATAGTTTTGATGTCTCAATTGGCTACTCTCATCATGGATATAATTGCTGGAACTCATCCAATAGTTGATGCAAAGCAAACTGATATCTCTGGCGGTAAAAGTTGTAAGTAGCATATGTTCACCTTTAAATTCTCTTTTCTGTTTGATCTCTTATTCACAAGCTTCGACTTATATTGTGCAAAAGACACTAGATTTATGCTTCTGATTGCAATTTCAGTACCTCAAAACCTATCAAATTTGGCCTGACCTTAGCCAACCATGTGAAATTACTTGATTTACTTCAATTTACGATGTAGTCTTATAAGAAAAATGCGGTTGCTCAAATTAGCCTGTGAAATTGGTGAGAGGAAAAGGTTACATTATGGACTGTCTAATTTAGAACCTGTCAGTTGCGTAGAATATGGTTATTTTACACACTTGTTCAAGTTTCTTAAGATGTTCCCTAACTTCTTGAGACATTGAAAATACAAATGTGAACTGCAAATATGGCATGCTTAATAGTTAATAGGATGGTAATGTATTATCTCAAAAAATTATAGGAAGGTAATGTAACTTCATGTGAAAAAAAGGATGTTTTTTTTCCTAGGTTATCAGATTTcaattgtgttttctttttcaaattcaaatactcACTAAAATTGCTTGGATTCTCACCTGTCAGTGAACGAGACAGAACTGGATAGATTGAAGCATGCACTAAAGCTTCTTTCTGAGGCAGAGAAACAACTAAGGGTTTCAAGTGAACGTTCGACTTGGTTTACAGCAACCCTGCTGCAGTTGGGTTCTGCTACTTCACTAGATCGAACTCATTCAGGAAGCAGTCACAGGCTGAGTTCTAAGACAACAGAGGAAGATCCTTCTAGTAGAGAAGCTATATCCCTGAGGCAGAGAACTGATATTCACCATGCACCATGTAAGTCAGGTTCTCCCTCATCTTTTGCGAAAGCCAACCGTCGAAACTCAGCAAATAGAGAATTGACACTTTCATCCATGAATGGGGAGCCATTGGGTGGTCCACATGATGACACTAAGGACAGCAAGACAGCATCTAGGTGCCCCAACACAAACGTGTTGGATGATATCTGGATCAGATGCATTGATAAATGCCACTCCAACACTTTGAAGCAATTGCTTCATACTTGTGGAACACTTCTGTCGATCTCTGAAGTTGAAGGTAAAAATTCTCTTGCTCCACAATTGTAGGACTGAATTAGGTATTCTGGTTCTCTTTTTGATCTTCAGCTCTCACAATTGTTAAACAGTTGACTTAATAAGGAATACACAATATTTTGAACTGCATTGTGTTAAACTTGAAGCTGAAAACGAATCTTTACAGAATTTAGTTAAAGGTAGAGGAAACTTGGGATGGAAGGGCTGTGGGCACTTAAATTGACTTATCTTCTGCTTGCTGTACAGAATGTCATATAGTATGCTAAACcaattcttaaaatataaagCTATGCTAAACCAATTCTTAAAATAGACCAAGACTATTTTATTCTGTAAGTTGTAAAACTTTTTAAGGGGAACTACACTTTTGTTGTAGTACACCTCTGGATATATAGACTCAagttaccagtttcaaaaaaaagaaagataaagcTATTGAAGGCGGAACAAAAAACTCTTAAGACTCAAGTTAGTAATATTTGAGACTTAAAGCTGCTAGGTAAATAATCTAGTCAAATAAAACTTTTTGATGTTGAACTAATTGCAATCGGATTCAATGACCAAAATAGCTTTGTCTCTAAGATGCTAATAGGTATCTTACCATTGATCAGCTAGGTCAAAATAGAGTGCCTCTAATTTCAAGGAATAGGAGAAAGAACAAGGTTAAGTTCAACGTTTTTCTATTTCTGTATCTTACAAGGAAGAAATCTATTTGTGGGTTCACTAATAATGGTGATGCAATCTACTCATTCAACTTACACAATACTGTAGAAAGCTACTACTATGACTAATCAATTGTTTGGACCTATTGTCTCAGGTGGTTTTGTTGCTCATATTGCCTTTCGT comes from Solanum pennellii chromosome 1, SPENNV200 and encodes:
- the LOC107001337 gene encoding protein STICHEL, giving the protein MSSEKFSHGGGGNSGVIGNGFDPSNLHLKKELTQIKKAAKVLRDPGTSSSWRSPLNSARSVATAEARKHHYFHHHKGSNPTKHQVSGSFDAKGTIFEQVDRNGATGNNGKEKKVFLYNWRSQKSESERSRKLGDEEDIGNGNDDGSSSTPEESVEDSLSDARHGGNDSKSDTYVSDRYASTILKCKDTNFMPSIRRNMKKKSSRSNYSSAVLKHHSEKLQLQQQIVPSRISRRASEGLGTGRDDSTSLVDQSDDTEDYCNSEDIRRISAASPLLAKIKNRNRAYWSSKLRNSGREDSSYTYSTPALSTSSFNRYAIRNPSTVGSWDATTASLNDGDDEVDDQLDLPGRQGCGIPCWSRRSTPKYRGGGGSCYSPSFSDTLRRKGSSILCGSQTMYQRRRRGSSLGYTKRRHSSRNGAQGLIPLLTNGDGQGLSSMGTGHSDDELSTNFGELDLEALSRLDGKRWSTSCRSQDGLELVALKGEDGEEGSPENIRSLSQKYRPMFFEELIGQNIVVQSLVNAISRGRIAPVYLFQGPRGTGKTSTARIFTAALNCLASEETKPCGVCRECADFMSGKCKNLREVDGTNKKGIDKVKYLLKNLAASQQSSSGFKVFVVDECHLLPSKTWLAFLKFLEEPPPRVVFIFITTDLDNVPRAVLSRCQKYLFNKIRDGDIVLRLKKISSDEDLDVESEALDLIALNADGSLRDAETMLDQLSLLGKRITTSLVNDLIGVVSDEKLLELLELAMSSDTAETVKRARELLDSGVDPIVLMSQLATLIMDIIAGTHPIVDAKQTDISGGKSLNETELDRLKHALKLLSEAEKQLRVSSERSTWFTATLLQLGSATSLDRTHSGSSHRLSSKTTEEDPSSREAISLRQRTDIHHAPCKSGSPSSFAKANRRNSANRELTLSSMNGEPLGGPHDDTKDSKTASRCPNTNVLDDIWIRCIDKCHSNTLKQLLHTCGTLLSISEVEGGFVAHIAFRDSKVKLRAERFLSSITNSFETILRSNVEVRLVLLPDGETSDDSVKPITLINSGGLKQMGSQNNMVKREIAVSSNQDPLQVSRSSFNDPESKMVETFESASGNAGTSSSKEGISEIPVQRIESIIREQRLETAWLQAMEKGTPGSMSRLKPERNQVLPQDGLYHNNQLEPINSRELSSQHWHDDLNEEIRSLKMIDGKAVQKDQTSKKGDSYPISPSLLHNGIYGSNFSKESMGYESGPGAGGCFCWNNSRPQRRGKVKQGTPVRPPKGGRFLWFGECAKPRRTESRLRR